GTGTTAATGCGGGTATCAAAGACATCATTATGACAGGTTCAAATTCTGCTTACGGAGAGGAACACAGCCCCCATGTAAAGGATGAAAATTCACCCTACAACTCCCATTATCCATACTTTGGAGACAGCCTTTTTCCCTGCAAATTAAACTTCTACCGTGATACTAAAGCTTTAGCCAAAAAAGAGGCCATTAAGTTTGCAAAGAAGCACGGACTAAACCTTACCGTTTTAGAACCTGTTTGGGTTTATGGAGAAAGGGAATTGAACACGGGGTTTTATGAGTACTTAAAAACCGCCGGGGCAGGGATTCCTTTCCTGCCCGGATCAAAGCAAAATAATTTTCACGTTGTATATGCCGGTGACCTGGCCAGGGCCTATGTGCTGGCCTTTACCAAACAGTTAACCGGCATCAATTGTATTCTAATCGGTAATCAAAAAGCGTCAAGCATGGACAATATTTATGAACTATTTTGCTCTGCAGCAGGCATAAAAAAGCCCTGCACCATTCCCAAGGCATTAATATACCCCGCAGCATTAATCATGGAACTCTTATACACCGTTTTCAATGCAAAAACACCCCCGCTTCTAACAAGGGGCAGGGTAAATATGTTCTATGACAATATGGAATTTTCCGTTGCAAAAGCGGAACGACTGCTTGGATTTAGAAACCTGTATAGCCTGGAAGAAGGTATTAAAAAAACTGTCTCATGGTATAAACAAAAAGGCCTGCTCTGAGGGGGGTGAACCACCATTCTAATCAACAATGTTACAGGATGGCATAAAATATTGTTTAATTTGAAGCTAAAGGTCACTATCTTTTTTCACTTTATCCCTGCGTTTTACAGAGGGGAGATTTCATTAAAAAAATTTATTCTATTGTTAAAAAGGCTTCTAATTTTTCTGTCCAGGATGCAGCACAACAAATTTGTAAAAATAGATGGTAAAACCAGGCTGGGTCTATATATACCCGGTTACCCTTCCCGGGCCTTTTACACTGCCTGTAATAAATTCACACAGTTCAATGAAAAAATGCCCTGTACAACTGTATTGCTATCTATTACTTCAGCCTGCCCATATAATTGCAGTTACTGTTACCAGAAACTTGACCGGGGCAGGGATATGAATATTGACATTCTAATCAAGACAGTAAGAAAACTTCAGGATATGGGTATCGCCTTTTTTAATATTGAGGGTGGAGAGCCTTTTTTAGTCTATGACAGGCTGAAGAAGATTTGCTCATCCATTGATGACAGATCTGAAATTTGGCTAAACTCCACCGGCGTTGGTATGACCAAGGATAATCTCACGGAGCTTAAACACATGAATGTGACGGCCATAATGTTTTCTCTGCACAGCCCTGATGCAGATGTTTTCAATCAGTTTATGGGCAAGGACAATGCCTGGAACAACCTTCAAGCCGGGGTTGAGCTTTGTCATGAAGCTGGACTGGCGGTTGCTTTTAATACATGTCTTATGAAAGATGACTTTTACAACGGTACTTTGGAAAGAATTATGGATGTAGCCAGGGACTTCAAGGCCTGCTTAGTCCAAATTATCAAGCCCAAACCTTCGGGAGGGTGGCTGGCCCAAGAAGATATTGATTTCACACCGGAGGATTTAGCTTATATTAAAGCCAAGGTAAATCAATACAACCTACATAAAGAATTTTCCCCATACCCGTCCATTTCTGCCCAGATAATTGAAGAAGATAAAGCTGTTTTCGGTTGTACTGCTGGCGGTACAGACAGGTTCTATATAAATGCCAAGGGAGATATACAACCATGCGAGTTTCTGAATATATCCTTTGGTAACATCAAAGAGAATCAATTCGAGGACATTTATCAAGCAATGCGAAGCTGCTTTGCCTGGGGCGGAGACTGTCTCCTTTGCGAAAAATACTCAAAAGAGATTCTTAAGCTTTATCAAGAAAACAATTTGAACTCCCTTCCCCTCACTCCTGAGCTGTCAAAAGAGATATATTGTGCATGGGACCGGGGGGAAAAAACTGAATTATACGAAAGGCTGGAAAGTCAATCTATTAACAAATAACACAAAGAAGGTTTTTACAGTGAATAATGAAGAGTTAAGAAAAAAAGTCAGAAGTGCCGCTGCTGAAATTTTGTATACAGAGGCTGTTATTTCCCCAGTCAATCTGTTAATGAAGATCGGATTACTGTCTAAGAAAGACTATGAGGATTGGAGAATGGGGAGAATCTCGAATCTAGAGAGGGTATGCCGGGCAAATCTGAGCAAGTTGTCGATAGCTATGAAAGAATTAAGGAAATTTGCACGGGAAAACAATCTGAAGCCCTCAAAAACGGTATACAAGAAGTGGGGCAAAGGGAAAAAGATCTTATTGCAGTTCAGTAAATATAATAAGCCTGCTATCGAGGAAGCTTATTCAACTCATTACATAGATTCGGGTAAAGATTCCGGGCGAAAACAAAGTGCGCGCTAATAATTTTAAAAACCCCCGTGACAAGATACGGGGGCTTTAATATTCCAATCATATATTAACCTTTATTAGTCTTAACCCTTGTGTTTTCCTTTAAATCCATGCTTCCGTCCCGCACAATTACTTCCCCTGCTGCCAGACCTTCTGTTATTTCAATGTTCTCCCTGTCCCCGATACCTGTTTGCACCGGCCTGCGTTCAACCCGGTTATCCGTCACCACCATCACTTCCTTGCCGCCACCTTGCAGGGTATGCACCGCTTCCCTGGGGATTACCGGTACATCCTTGTGGGTTAAGGTTTCAATGGCCACCTTTACATCATAGCCGGGCTTAAGATTGGCCGGGTCGGCCAAGGTGACGATGACGGGCACCCGTCTCTGGATAACCCCCAGGGCTGATTGTTTTTCTACGGCCAGGGGATATATTTCCCCCACTTCGCCGTATAAGACCTTCGATCCAAGAACCGGGGCGGTGATTTTTACCCTCTGGCCCAGTTTTACCTCACCCAGGTCGTCGCTGAGAATATCCGCCTTGATTTCAAGTTTGTCCTGCACTGCCACACTGGCCAGCACTCTACCCGGGGTCACCACCTGTTCCTGCTTGGCCGGTAAACTCAGGACTATACCGTCCACGGGGCTTTGCAGTGTCAATTGCCGCTCTTTGCGGTTAAGGTTCTGCAGCGACCGGTTCAAGCCCGCCTCCTGTGCCCGGGTACTCTCTAAAAGGGATTTCTGCTCCTGCAGGCTTTGCTCCAGGGTTTGCACCTTTAGTTCGGCTGCTTCAAATTCCACTGTGGAAATAGCTCCGGATTCATACAAATCCTGAAACCGCGCCAAGTTTTCCCCGGCATTTTTCAATTCCAATTCTATGCGCTGCACAGCCGCCTGGGTGGCAGCAATGGAAGCTGCGGTCTGGGATAACTGGGAGCGAGTATCTTCAACTTGTAATGACAGATCCAGATTTTCCAGTTCCAGCATGGTTTGCCCCTTGCTGACCTGTTGACCTGTCTCAACGGGGACTTGCACAACCCTGGCGTTCTGGGGGGCATGCAAATCGTAGCTGGTAGCGGGCTGAACATAACCGGTATCCTCAACGGCCCGAGTTATATCCCCGGTCCGGACCTGCACCGTTTCTGCCCCGGCTCCACCGGTGAAAACAGTGATTGCGGTTATTAACGCCAGTATCACCGCGATGCCCACCAGCAGGAATATTTTTTTTCTTTGTTTGACAACCGGCTTCATATAAAGACCTCCTGTTAATCTTTATTCTTCAATACTTCCACCAGTTGCAGCTGTCTGACACCCCTGACAGCCAGCAGGTGGGCCACCATGATAAAGAAAAAAGCACCCAGGGCGGAGTATATATAAGTAGTTGGATAGATTATTACCGGCATGGTAAACAAATCCGTGCTCAGCGCACTAATGTAGCCCTTAACCATCAGGTAGCCGAAGGGCAGGCCCAGAGCTACTCCCAGCAGGGACTGCAGCAGGTTTTCCTTCAGTAGTATGCCGGAGACTTCGCTTATCGTAAAACCCAGAACCCGCAGGGAGGCCAGTTCTCGCTGCCTTTCCGAGAAACTGATCACTGAAGAGTTGTATACTATGGCAAAGCCCAGCAGCAGCGAGAAGAAAACCAGAATAGAGATTGAATAGATCATGGCATCCATATTTTGATTGAAATTATCCAGTTCCTTCTGGCGGCTCAGGATGGATGACACTTCGGTCATGTCCTCCAGTTCCTCTTCCATATGTGCGGTAAAAGCCGGATCCACTTTCAGCATAACACCGGATGCCAGCTGCCGTTCTTGCAACATGAGGTTGGCCTGTTGCAGCGAAACGAAGGAACCTCCACCCACCAACTGCCTATTTATACCTACAATTTTAATTATGTCGTGCCTGGCAGGGCCAATACCCAGCAATGTTTCCACTTGCACCATATCGCCAACTTGGGCCCCCAGTTTATTTGCTGTCCTCCGGCTGATAAGCAGGCCTTTGGCGGGCACCGGGACGGGCTGTTCCCTGTGGTCTCTTAGCTTTTTCAAGGTGCTTCCAGGGTCTAAGCCGGTGATGGAATCATCTTCTTCTTTACCATTAAACTTTATTTTTGCCGGTATCTCCAGCAAAGGTTCTGATTTTTGTACTCCTTGAATACGGCTTATGTTTAGAATTTCGCTTTCTTTTACCGGTGTAGTGAATCGAATAAGGTAATCATAACGCTGGTTCTGGTGGAAATGAGATTCTATCATATAATCTACGGCGTCAATGGTGAATAAGGATACCACCAGCATGCCCACGGCAAAAACAACTCCCACCATAGTAATAGCAAAGCGACCGCGGTTCCGGGCGGCGGATCTAATGCTCATCTTCCAGGCGGTATTCAGACGGTGCCATAGCCATGACAGGTTCTCAACCAGTGTTTTGCCACCACCTTTGGGTGGCTCGGGACGCATGGCTTCCGCGGGGTTAATGGTGGTCACGCTGCGGCATGCAATGAAGCCGGCCAGAGTGCTTACCCCGAGGCTGAGGATAAAACCATACAGTATGGCCTGGGTGTTCACGGCACCAATGGTTGAGGGCAGGTTGAAATATACGGCATAGGCCTGGGACATCACCGAGGCCAGGGCAAGACCGAGCATAGTTCCCAACACTGCGCCAAATAAAGCCACCATAACGGAATAACCGGTATAGTGCAGTATTACTTGCCTGTTATTGTAGCCCAGCGCTTTCATGACCCCTATTTGCAGGCGCTGAGAGCGTACTATACGTCCCAGGATAACGAACTGGATGGCGGCGGCAATGCCCAAAAAAATAGCGGGCATAAAGCGTGAAGAAGCCTTCAGGCCGTCAAGTTCTCCCTCCAACATGGCGTTGCTGAGCTGTTGTTTGCGCGGGTATGCGGCCAGGTTGCCGTAAGGCTCCAGTATGCTTTTTACCTGCCGGGCCACCTTTTCAGCGTCGATACCCGGAGCCAGCGTAACCAGCACCTGATTAACCTGCCCTGGCAAGTTTAATAGCTGCTGGGCCCTTTCACGGGGTATGGCGATGATGCCGAAGGATCTGGGGTCGGGTAAAAGGGTTGCGGCGTCCTTCATCAGATAAATAAATTCCGGCCCGGTGGCGGTACCCACCATGGTCAAGGGCACCTTTTTTCCCTCCGCCACAATGGTGACGGTATCGTTGAAATCCAGGTGGTTGGCTTCGGCGTACTGGGGGTCTACCAGAATCTCGATATCCCCGGTACGAGTATGTTGTTCCCCGGGCCGGGCACTCACTGCCTCTGCAGCAAAAAACCGGCCGGTAAGCAACTGCAGGCTATTAATTTGGTATTCCATGGGCAGGGAATAGCTTGTCAAGCGGGCAGTGGCCCGCTTATTATATTCGTTTACCAGGGTCACATCCTTTTGTATGCGCCCGGTTACCCCGATTACCCCGGGTATGGTCTCAATCTGCTTGGTCACCTGTTGCGGGGCCTTAACCACATGGAAATAATAGTCCGCAAAGTTATGATCCCGGTAAAACTTCTCCTTTGATTCATTTAAATTAAAATACGCCGTGGTCATGGCTATGTAAACGGCTATACCTACCATAACCACCGCAGCCACGGCCAGAAACTGCCCCTTGGTTTTACCGATGGTGCGCCATAATTTTTTATGTAGGGCCCTCATCACCACTCAATCCTTTCCGGTGGCAGGGGAGAGGCATTCTCCCTGATCTCGGCTACAGTCCCATCTCTCATACGCACCACCCGGTGGGCCATGTTCCCGATGGGGGTATTGTGGGTAACAATGACCACGGTACTGCCCCGTTCCCGGTTTATTTTCACCAGCAAGGCCAGGATGAGTTTCCCGGTCTGGTAATCCAGAGCACCGGTGGGCTCGTCACAAAGTAACAGCCGGGGATTTTTCACCGTTGCCCGGGCGATGGATACCCGCTGCTGTTCACCGCCGCTCATCTGGGAGGGAAAATGGTCCATCCGGTCGGCCAGACCCACATCCCTCAGTACGTCGGTTACAGCCAAAGGCTCATCCACCAAGTCGGCGGCCAGTTCCACATTCTCTTTGGCCGTCAAGTCAGGTATCAGGTTATAAAACTGAAATACAAAACCAATTTCAGTTCTTCTGTAACTGGTTAACTGATCATCATTGGCCTGTCCAAGATTACTGTCTCCAAAATACACCTCTCCTTCGGTGGGCAGATCCATTCCCCCCATGATATTAAGCAGGGTGCTCTTCCCGGATCCGCTGGGACCCAGGATCACCAGTATCTCACCCTGGTACACGTCCAGTGTAGTTTCCTTAAGGGCATTAACCGTTACTTCTCCCATATGGTAAGTTCTGGTTAGGCGGTTTAAACACATCAATTTATTTTTGGTCATATCCGCACGCCTTTCAAGGTTTTTCCGAAGATTCGTCAATCTGGCCCTTCGTCCAGCGATCATATTGAATGGTTATATCTGATAAATACCAATTGATAAAATTAAAATAATCCTTTAACACCAGAAGGTTTTCCCTGGATTCCAAGTTTTGAGTTGGTACAGTACCGAGCCCCTGATCAATTACTTGCTCCCATACCTTCATGGTGCCGGCTTTTTCCATCGAGGCTTTAATCCATGAATGTGCATTGGCCCGGTAATAGCCTTTGCGCTCTCCAGGTATGCTTACCTTCTCAAATATACGCATAGCCAGTCCCTGCCGGATGGTAAGGGATGCAGTAGCCTTACTATACATTAAATTTTTTGCTATCTCGTCCAGGGTACTGGGGTGATCAGCCAGCAACAGGTAGCCAAAGGTGCGACCCAGGGTCTTGGATGCGCCGGAATTCTCCATTAACAGCCCCAGTTCTTCTATAAATTGAAGTTCCCGTTCCTTTATGTGACATCACGCTCCTTTTACGGCATCATAACATTTAATTTGTTTAGTTACAACTAAACAAATTAAATTCATTTTAAATCCTAAAGTTTAACAATCAAGCTTTTGTTGAAAAATGTTTAAGTTTTTATTTCCCTTTTGTGATACTTAATTAGTAAGGTTTATTAGTAAAGGAATACTTAAGAACTATTAGATAACAAATATCCAACACAGATCAGACATAAGTGGAGTGAATATTTAATGTCCAAAAGCATTGTAGTAAAACTATGGTTAACAATGACTGCTCTTGTCTTTTTAATACTGGTGACAGCATGGTTTGCCCACACCCGGATACAAACCGACAGGTACTTTCAACAGCAGGGTGAAGAGCTAATTCAGAAAGGTTTTAGACTCTCAGAAATATTACGAGATGAACATGATAATTTAAAGCAGGAGAAAATAATTCAGGCCTCAGCAAAAGTTTTAAACGCTAATATTATGTTCATGGATAAACAGGAATTCCTTGATGGATGTCAAAACGATGACAGTCACCATGACCCGTTAGTTGCCAGTGAAGTTAAAAGTTTGTTTGCAGGCAACCCGGTGTTTCACAGGGGACCGGGAAAGATTTACGATAATGAAGTAATCAGTGCCGGAGTGCCAATCATGTCCGGCGATATATTAAAAAAAATTATCATGCTTCATGCTCCCATTACTCCACTGAGCAGCCGAATAAATGACTTGAAACAAGTTACACTGACTGTGGGCCTGGGCGGGATAATCATGGCCACCATATTAAGCTTCTTTTTATCCAGACGGTTCTCCGGTCCGCTTCTGGAAATGAACAGAGTAGCTCAGGCCATGGCTCACGGTAACTATAAAAGGAAAGTTCGTGCTAACTCTCAAGATGAAATTGGACTACTGGCAAACTCCTTAAATACGCTGGCCTTAAAATTAGAGGAGAAAATCTCAGCTTTGGAAAGAATGGATAATACCCGCAGAGAGTTTGTCGCTAATGTTTCTCACGAACTTCGGACCCCATTGGCAATTGTTCAAGGTTATACAGAAGCGCTGTTGGACGGCATGGTTGATGACCCCGAGGAACAGCATCTATATTTAAGTCATATTTCCGACGAACTAAACCGCCTGCGCCGCCTGGTATCAGAATTGTTGGATTTAAAACGGATGGAATCCGGACGGCAAGACTTTAGCAAGGAAGTAATCGAGATTGATTCGATTATTGATAAGGTTACCAAAAAAATTGAACCAACGGCAAAAGAAAACAACGTTAAGATGGAATCAGATTATGATGCTGCATTAAAACCGATCATGGGAAATGCCGACCTCTTGGAACAAGTTTTTTTCAACCTGATTATTAATGGCATAAAGTTTTCCTTTGCCGGGGGTACGATTAAAATATCAGCTTCTTCAGGTGAGGGCTATACACACATTTCAGTGAGTGATGCTGGTTCAGGAATCCCACAGCAAGAGCTGCCGTTTATCTTTGAACGCTTTTACAAAGTGGATAAGTCCAGGACAAGAAGCGGGCAAAATATAGAAAACAGTGACGGAACAGGTCTCGGGCTGGCCATAGCGAACAGCATTGTACAAACCCATAACGGTATTATCAATGTTCAAAGCAGGCCAGGAGGGGGAAGCACATTCACTGTATCTATTCCCATCAAACCGGCCTAATCTAGTCTCTAATATTGTTAGAAAATCTAGATATGGGCGTAAATAATTTGACAAAAATGAATGATATATTGCTAGTAAGCAAACATTCTAACCTAAAATCACATTAAATAAGGAGGTATAAACGGCATGGGAAGTTTAGGTAAATTGTCTTCCATGGTTAAAATGCGGTTTTCCAGAATGGTAGACAAACTGGAAGATCCGCGGGACTCTTTAGAGTACTCTTTTGAGAAACAAAGAGAACTACTTATTCAAACCAAGAGAAGCATTGCGGAAGTTATAACATCTAAAAAACGTTTGGAAATGCAATTGCACCGCTTGGAGATATCTAGCAAGGAATATGAGGAAAAAGCTAAAAAACTGGTGGCGGAAGATAGAGATGAACTGGCCGAATCTATGCTGGAACGCAAACATGAGACTTTGGCTCAAATTGAAAATATGAAGCAGCGGATTGAAGAATTAGATGTGGACAAGGAACACTTGATGGGTGCGGAAGCTAAATTGACAAATAACCTGGAATTTTTAAGAGTTCAAAAGGAAGTCATCAAGGCTCAATATACGGCAGCACAGGCTCATGCAAAAATCGGTGAAGTAGCCACAGGACTGTCAGATGATAGCAATGACATTGGCAATGTAATAGAAAGGGCCCGTGAAAGAACCGACGAATTAAAAGCAAAGTCATCTGCAATTGAGGAACTTGTTGAACGCAATGTAGTGACTGACCATTTAAATGCAAAGACAGCTATCGGTATAGGAAATGATGAGATATCCTCTAAAGCTAAAGAGGATCTTCTCAGAATCAAAAAAACCGGTCAAGACATCATTTAAAAAATACTCCTCCTCTTCTCTTTTTTGAGATAAAGGGGTTTGGCATATGCCAAACCCCTTTTAATTTCAGATCAATGCCAAGCACCTGGACTTTATAAGAGGGAACTCCCAGTGTGACTCCTTGAATTTTTAAAAACCGTTGTTCATGGAAGAGTGTGCCCCCCTTGCTTTTTACAAAGTTATACCCTCAAATTTTTTTACAATCTCTTTTGTTTCCCGCACCATTTCAGGCTTAGAGTAAATGACTAGCATAGTATAGCCGCTAAAGTCCTGTGGCAATGGCCTGGACAAGGCATAAAGCCCTCCCAACAATCCGCCTGCGGCAAGCCCCATTCCGGCACCGGAAAACAATGTGGAGTAAATGGTGTTTGCTAAAAAAGGACTTAACACCTGGCCAAATTCCCTGTTGTTTAACAAGAAAGCCACCATCAACACCCCAGCCAGTGCACCTAAAAAGGCACTTAGTATGGTTATATGCCCCTCCCGGGACGTCAGCAAAATTTCTTGCCGAATCTGTTCCTCAAAATCACTGGACACATCAATGCTGTGAAAATTAGTAATGTCTCTGGTGGTAAGTTCATTATCTACTGCTGCAGCATCTGCATGTGCAGGAAAAAATGCAACTACTTTTCTCATGCATTATCCCCCTCGCTAGCTTGTGCAGGCATCTTTACACGTAAAAGTTTGTCGATGTCTTTTTGTATTTTGGAGCTGATAGTTTCCGACCCGCCGATTATCCACCCGTAATTGAATAATTGCTCCTGCTCACTAAGATAGGCAGGCTGTACTACTTTAAGATAACGTATTACCGGCTGGGGAATAGAATCTTCTTTTACCAGGAGCATAGGCCCGTGTTTCCCCCGGTGGGAAAGTATTCCTGCCGGAATAGCCATTTCAGGCTGATCAGGATTGACAAAAATAAAATTATGCCCTGCTTCGGATATTCCCCACCCAAACATACGAATAGTCTTGGCAATCCAATAACCAAAATTGGGTCCCAGGTCAGCGTAACCGGCAAAACCTGCTGACATATCAAAGGAGTCCTTACCTGGAATACGCTGTACATGACCATACCTGCCTAGCTCGGCGGCAATCTTTTGGGAAATAACTTTCTCATTACCCAGGAGATAAATAAAGGCGTCCTGAGGCCGGCGGGACAAGGCTTTCCTGGTAGCATCCGGTATTTCGTCTTTAGATACAAAAAATGTTGGGCTTCCGGCATGCGCAGTCCACGAAGCGCTAAAGATGGCATATTCGGGAGAGACATCAGATGCGATCATCACCATATCGTTATGATCAGAATTAATTGTAGCCCGGTACTGGTCGATTAACGCAGCCAAATCATAGACACTCTCCGCTTCAAACTGGCGAAACTTCATTTTAAGGCTATGCAGCTCATCTTTAACTTTTTGATCTACGGAACCCACAATGAAAGCCTTGACATTTCCGTCAACAAAAAGCCCTTCCGGGTCCAGGCGCTTTATTTCTTTCTTAACAATATCCGGTATGCTGTTATTTCCAATATACAAAATAGGAGCGTCAACCGGAAAGTGAATAACATTTGCTGCAACCAGTGAGCGGCGCCAGTCTCCCCGCGGTACTAAAATCACAGCTTTAGGTTTGTTATCAACAAAGGTGGCCGGGTATACAATTTGAGAAACTGAAACTGATACCTCAAATACATTTTTGCCCGGCAGGCGGGCTGTATTGGGTGTCAGCTGAACGGTGGAAGGCATAGGAACAGCACTGGCCCGGTAATAATCTGGCCGGTAAAAAAAAGCCATAAGAATCAATAATATTATTAATCCGGTAACCAGGGCTAATCCCCACCGGACGTGCCCCATACGCCTTGAGATGTTCAAAGGGATTCCCCTTCCTACATAGTACCTATTTTTCTGCCCCTTACCACCAGAGACCAGTTCCCAATATAACCGGTGACCAGTCCCACTATGTTAGCTGCCCACACGGTAGCCCACCAGATTAGATTTTCTTCCTCCGGCATTACGGTAAGGCCTCTCATTTGTAATAACCACATGGCTCCCATCATGCCTATGCTTATAGAGGTCATGCTGATAAACACTGTCAGAGCGTTATCCCGCACCGTGTCCCGGTAAGCAGAGGCTTCCTTGGACATTAACATCAAGGGAACGAAAACAAACATATTAACAACCAGAGCCGCCAAATAAGACCAAAAGATTGACTGGGTCATGGGGCTCCCCAACCAGAAAAAGAAGCCCGAAAATGTAAACAGCGGAAGTCCGAAATAGGCCAGCAAAAAAGCAACTGCTGTCATGGTGGACATACCGAAACCCACTGTGCCCAAAGTGGCTGACAGGACTTGAACCCACAGTGGCCTGGGAAATTCGCCCAAAGCAGCCTGGTGACCGTAGCCACGGTAGCATGTAAAATACGCCCACAGCCCCAACGGTCCCAGTACAAACATTATTAGTATCCATGAAATTTTCATGACGGGGGCTACCTGAGTAAGTCTCGTGGACAGGTGAAACCAGGTCCAGATGGCAGAGGCAAGGGACAGGGCAAACCATACCAGGGCAAGAGCCTCGATCCCGCTTATCCCCTGCGCACCCTGATCCAGGTAGTCACGCAACTCCTGGGTAAAATCCACACGTCCCTGAACAGCATAGGAAACCTGCTCTAATCCCCCCAACAGCCATACGTGATTAAACGGGCCCTCTGCAGGGGTCACCCACCAGTCCGGAGCTGCAGCCCAAAGAAATTTTTCCAGTACCGGCAGTAATTTGTCGGGTTTAGTGAGCAGCAGCGGGCCGAAATTGGGACCGGTAAAAAGCTGCACCCCGGCCAGTATAGTCCGCCAGTCATCACCTTCAGACCCCAGGAGAAAGTGCCGGGCGGCTTCAGCATTAACTTGTTTGGCCTGCCAGCCAAAACGGTTATTTGTATCGTAAAAAGTGGCAAAGGAAACAGCATTGGCATAAGGGTCGTCCTCTCCAATCCTCGTTGCTGTTCCCCGTCTACCGAGTTCATTGATAACGCCTTTCCCTATGTAACTTTCCGGACCCAGCACATAGAAGTGCCGCTCTTGATCACCTTTGCCTAATACCTGGCCGGTAGCCCGGGGAATACTGTCCTGGTTAACCAACAGTATTGGGGTCCCCCGTGCTGCCATCCAGGTGGAAGCGGGAAGAGCGTGGGCAACACTTTCACTTCCCACAATCAGCACGTCGGACACTGCTTTACCTGTAATTTTTTGATGCACTTCTGCAATGGCAGCTATGCTTGCAGGCTGATCGGAATTGGAAATTATATGGGCATTCAGCTCTAATTTATTTATTTTTTCTTTCAAAGCTGAGGCTTTGCCCACTAATATTACGTGAGTGTCATTAAGCTTATCCAAACCTGTGGGTGACCAGGCTGTAATTTTTTCAATTATTGCTTTTTCCAAATCACGATTATTTTCATATAACACTACCGGTAGGTTCAACGGCTCAGCGCTAAAACTCTGACAGGCCAGGGCCAAAGGCCAGGATGCAGCATCAACGACAACCACCGCGCCGGGGTTATTTGCAGTGGGCTTTACCTGCCAGATCAGCTCCTGCATAGACTCCCAATCCGTACCCCATAAACGGGTGGTGTTACCTGTGTTCCAGTGTTCCCTTTTTATCTCAGGCGGTAGCTTACCCAAGCTTATGGCCTCCTTTAGGGCGTAAAGAGGGCCGGCTACCATCAAAGCTATAAGCAAAATTGACAGATAAAGGGCAAAACGTTTCATAATAATCACCGTTTTTAACATTTCCCCCCAGCATGACTTACTATACTCTACTGGGTATGAATAAATGTTTTTAATGCCACACTAAACAAAAGAAAAAGGGGGTGTAAACTTTATGACCGTTGGGATGGAACTTCATAAAGCTCTGGGTATGATGAAAATGCTTAGCGGGCAGTTACAAACTTTTGCTAACGGTACCCAGGATCCCATGGCAAAGCAAATGTATCAGGACTTTAATAAAAAAATGGACCAAATGGTTACTGACCTTAA
This window of the Bacillota bacterium genome carries:
- a CDS encoding radical SAM protein encodes the protein MKLKVTIFFHFIPAFYRGEISLKKFILLLKRLLIFLSRMQHNKFVKIDGKTRLGLYIPGYPSRAFYTACNKFTQFNEKMPCTTVLLSITSACPYNCSYCYQKLDRGRDMNIDILIKTVRKLQDMGIAFFNIEGGEPFLVYDRLKKICSSIDDRSEIWLNSTGVGMTKDNLTELKHMNVTAIMFSLHSPDADVFNQFMGKDNAWNNLQAGVELCHEAGLAVAFNTCLMKDDFYNGTLERIMDVARDFKACLVQIIKPKPSGGWLAQEDIDFTPEDLAYIKAKVNQYNLHKEFSPYPSISAQIIEEDKAVFGCTAGGTDRFYINAKGDIQPCEFLNISFGNIKENQFEDIYQAMRSCFAWGGDCLLCEKYSKEILKLYQENNLNSLPLTPELSKEIYCAWDRGEKTELYERLESQSINK
- a CDS encoding NAD-dependent epimerase/dehydratase family protein; its protein translation is MSSVMITGATGFIGSHLTRAFCENKVRVGCLIRESSDISSIKDLPIEFMTGDIKNIDDLTEAFTGYQCVIHNAARVGDWGDFADFYDTNVTGTVNVLTACVNAGIKDIIMTGSNSAYGEEHSPHVKDENSPYNSHYPYFGDSLFPCKLNFYRDTKALAKKEAIKFAKKHGLNLTVLEPVWVYGERELNTGFYEYLKTAGAGIPFLPGSKQNNFHVVYAGDLARAYVLAFTKQLTGINCILIGNQKASSMDNIYELFCSAAGIKKPCTIPKALIYPAALIMELLYTVFNAKTPPLLTRGRVNMFYDNMEFSVAKAERLLGFRNLYSLEEGIKKTVSWYKQKGLL
- a CDS encoding efflux RND transporter periplasmic adaptor subunit, translating into MKPVVKQRKKIFLLVGIAVILALITAITVFTGGAGAETVQVRTGDITRAVEDTGYVQPATSYDLHAPQNARVVQVPVETGQQVSKGQTMLELENLDLSLQVEDTRSQLSQTAASIAATQAAVQRIELELKNAGENLARFQDLYESGAISTVEFEAAELKVQTLEQSLQEQKSLLESTRAQEAGLNRSLQNLNRKERQLTLQSPVDGIVLSLPAKQEQVVTPGRVLASVAVQDKLEIKADILSDDLGEVKLGQRVKITAPVLGSKVLYGEVGEIYPLAVEKQSALGVIQRRVPVIVTLADPANLKPGYDVKVAIETLTHKDVPVIPREAVHTLQGGGKEVMVVTDNRVERRPVQTGIGDRENIEITEGLAAGEVIVRDGSMDLKENTRVKTNKG
- a CDS encoding ABC transporter permease — translated: MRALHKKLWRTIGKTKGQFLAVAAVVMVGIAVYIAMTTAYFNLNESKEKFYRDHNFADYYFHVVKAPQQVTKQIETIPGVIGVTGRIQKDVTLVNEYNKRATARLTSYSLPMEYQINSLQLLTGRFFAAEAVSARPGEQHTRTGDIEILVDPQYAEANHLDFNDTVTIVAEGKKVPLTMVGTATGPEFIYLMKDAATLLPDPRSFGIIAIPRERAQQLLNLPGQVNQVLVTLAPGIDAEKVARQVKSILEPYGNLAAYPRKQQLSNAMLEGELDGLKASSRFMPAIFLGIAAAIQFVILGRIVRSQRLQIGVMKALGYNNRQVILHYTGYSVMVALFGAVLGTMLGLALASVMSQAYAVYFNLPSTIGAVNTQAILYGFILSLGVSTLAGFIACRSVTTINPAEAMRPEPPKGGGKTLVENLSWLWHRLNTAWKMSIRSAARNRGRFAITMVGVVFAVGMLVVSLFTIDAVDYMIESHFHQNQRYDYLIRFTTPVKESEILNISRIQGVQKSEPLLEIPAKIKFNGKEEDDSITGLDPGSTLKKLRDHREQPVPVPAKGLLISRRTANKLGAQVGDMVQVETLLGIGPARHDIIKIVGINRQLVGGGSFVSLQQANLMLQERQLASGVMLKVDPAFTAHMEEELEDMTEVSSILSRQKELDNFNQNMDAMIYSISILVFFSLLLGFAIVYNSSVISFSERQRELASLRVLGFTISEVSGILLKENLLQSLLGVALGLPFGYLMVKGYISALSTDLFTMPVIIYPTTYIYSALGAFFFIMVAHLLAVRGVRQLQLVEVLKNKD